The Hyphomicrobiales bacterium genome has a window encoding:
- the livF gene encoding High-affinity branched-chain amino acid transport ATP-binding protein LivF yields MPAATLDVRALSAGYGQTHVLEDVSFSVPAGGRLSILGRNGMGKTTLMASLMGLTRRYSGNISLGGTDITALGTAARAHGGLGLVPQTREVFKGLTVEENLVAGLKGRPRSAIEEAYALFPRLQERRRNLGSQLSGGEQQMLATARTILGQPSVLLLDEPLEGLAPVICDMLMEAFTRLAASGAMTILFVEQRLESALDFAEDVVILERGRIVWSGKPAALRADGDVLERYVGVGGLH; encoded by the coding sequence GCTTGACGTCCGCGCCCTGAGCGCCGGCTACGGCCAGACCCATGTGCTGGAGGATGTCTCCTTCTCGGTGCCGGCCGGCGGGCGCCTCTCCATCCTCGGCCGCAACGGCATGGGCAAGACCACGCTGATGGCGAGCCTGATGGGGTTGACCCGCCGCTATTCCGGCAACATCAGCCTCGGCGGCACCGACATCACCGCGCTCGGCACCGCGGCACGCGCTCATGGCGGGCTCGGCCTCGTCCCCCAGACCCGCGAGGTCTTCAAGGGACTGACCGTCGAGGAGAATCTCGTCGCCGGACTGAAAGGCCGCCCGCGCAGCGCCATCGAGGAGGCCTATGCGCTGTTCCCGCGCCTGCAGGAACGCCGGCGCAATCTCGGTTCGCAACTCTCGGGCGGCGAGCAGCAGATGCTGGCGACAGCCCGCACCATCCTCGGCCAGCCCTCGGTTCTGCTGCTCGACGAGCCGCTGGAGGGTCTGGCTCCGGTCATCTGCGACATGCTGATGGAGGCCTTCACACGGCTCGCGGCAAGCGGCGCGATGACCATCCTCTTCGTCGAGCAGCGCCTGGAAAGCGCGCTCGACTTCGCCGAGGACGTCGTCATCCTCGAACGCGGGCGGATCGTCTGGTCGGGCAAGCCGGCGGCGCTGCGTGCCGACGGCGACGTGCTCGAACGCTATGTCGGCGTCGGCGGGCTGCACTGA
- a CDS encoding 3-phosphoglycerate dehydrogenase: MPETIVLLDMTSPERAERMRALLPPGFVLRHGTARGDEHMKEIIAEADYAISGQVGVSAEVLRAARRLKLLHKWGVGYDNIDIAAAQALGITVARTTGSNSVPVAEFALGLTLAALRFIGYGHAELKQGHWATGKLPGDPFMLSGKTVGIVGFGAIGQNLAKLLRGFGCTILYSKRQPLDAATEAALGARHASLAEILAQADVVSLHCPLTPETTNLIDAAALRAMKKTAVLVNVARGGVVNETDLIAALKAREIAGAAMDVFSVEPLPADSELLTLDNLVVTPHLAAMAADNFAPTVKRMFDNMARVSRGEPVPERDLVV; the protein is encoded by the coding sequence ATGCCCGAGACCATCGTCCTCCTCGACATGACCTCGCCCGAGCGCGCCGAGCGCATGCGCGCGCTGTTGCCGCCCGGCTTCGTGCTGAGGCACGGCACCGCGCGCGGAGACGAGCATATGAAGGAGATCATAGCCGAGGCCGATTACGCGATCTCGGGCCAGGTCGGCGTTTCGGCGGAGGTTCTGCGGGCGGCGAGGAGGCTGAAGCTCCTGCACAAATGGGGCGTCGGCTACGACAATATCGACATCGCGGCCGCGCAGGCGCTGGGCATCACCGTGGCGCGCACCACCGGCTCCAACTCCGTGCCCGTGGCGGAATTCGCGCTGGGCCTGACGCTCGCGGCGCTGCGCTTCATCGGCTATGGCCACGCCGAGCTGAAGCAGGGGCATTGGGCGACCGGCAAGCTGCCGGGCGATCCCTTCATGCTCTCGGGCAAGACGGTCGGCATCGTCGGCTTCGGTGCGATCGGCCAGAATCTCGCGAAGCTGCTCAGGGGGTTCGGCTGCACCATTCTCTACAGCAAGCGCCAGCCGCTCGATGCCGCGACGGAAGCGGCGCTCGGTGCCCGGCATGCTTCGCTGGCGGAGATCCTGGCACAGGCGGATGTCGTCTCGCTGCATTGCCCGCTGACGCCGGAGACGACCAACCTGATCGATGCCGCCGCCCTCAGGGCGATGAAGAAGACGGCGGTGCTGGTCAATGTCGCGCGCGGCGGCGTCGTCAACGAGACCGACCTGATCGCGGCGCTGAAGGCGCGGGAGATCGCGGGCGCGGCGATGGACGTGTTCTCGGTCGAGCCGCTGCCGGCTGATAGCGAGCTGCTTACGCTCGACAATCTGGTGGTGACGCCGCATCTCGCGGCGATGGCCGCCGATAATTTCGCGCCGACCGTGAAGCGCATGTTCGACAATATGGCGCGGGTCTCGCGGGGCGAGCCGGTGCCGGAGCGCGATCTGGTGGTGTGA
- the acyI gene encoding Cephalosporin acylase / Gamma-glutamyltranspeptidase yields MNISAPPPRIAPFTCEKKPATGSRGMVVTNHPLASAAGAQMLLAGGNAIDAAVASLFALTVAEPMMVGILGGGLSHIRLADGRHVVIDNLSTAPGHAAPDMYDCLSDEIGKQRDTRDRENVVGAKAVAVPGALKGWCEALARFGTLPLAEVLQPAIGLAERGFVVTPYLSNCITDNAADLARDPDLAAMLLPGGQPLQPGARLVQSDYAASLKLIAAEGPEALYGGKLGRALTDYMAKNGGLIDQADLANYRIELREPIRGSYRGYEIVGPPPPSSSGVHIAQMLNILEGYDIGSLGFGSADAVHLLAEALKIAFADRAVATADPAFVKVPVERLIDKSYADERRGLIAMEQAKSWTAGLAGGESADTTHVTVADALGNVVSATQTINGLFGACVQIPGTGMIANNYMFNFDPHPGRALSIAPGKRVFTSMAPMMALKEGRLAFALGLPGALRIFPSALQAIVNLIDHRMTLQEAVEAPRVWTEGGVLELEEAFPEAVAQELAARGHRIVRSPRVAGGMNAIAFNPDGTLTGAACWRADGTPVAISGGLARAGARFTI; encoded by the coding sequence ATGAACATCTCCGCGCCGCCGCCCCGCATCGCCCCCTTCACCTGCGAGAAGAAGCCGGCCACCGGCTCACGCGGGATGGTCGTTACCAATCATCCGCTTGCCTCGGCGGCGGGCGCGCAGATGCTGCTCGCCGGCGGCAACGCCATCGATGCGGCGGTGGCTTCGCTCTTCGCGCTGACGGTGGCCGAGCCGATGATGGTCGGCATCCTCGGCGGTGGGCTGAGCCATATCCGGCTCGCCGACGGCCGCCATGTCGTGATCGACAACCTCTCGACCGCGCCGGGCCATGCGGCGCCCGACATGTATGACTGCCTCTCGGACGAGATCGGCAAGCAGCGCGACACGCGCGACCGCGAGAACGTGGTCGGTGCCAAGGCGGTCGCTGTGCCCGGCGCGCTCAAGGGCTGGTGCGAGGCGCTGGCGCGCTTCGGCACGCTGCCGCTGGCCGAGGTGCTGCAGCCGGCGATCGGGCTGGCCGAGCGCGGCTTCGTCGTCACGCCCTATCTTTCGAACTGCATCACCGACAACGCCGCCGACCTCGCCCGCGATCCCGATCTTGCCGCGATGCTGTTGCCGGGCGGGCAGCCGCTGCAGCCGGGCGCAAGGCTGGTTCAGTCCGACTACGCCGCGAGCCTGAAGCTGATCGCGGCGGAAGGGCCGGAGGCGCTCTATGGCGGCAAACTCGGCCGGGCGCTGACCGACTACATGGCGAAAAATGGCGGGCTGATCGATCAGGCCGACCTCGCCAATTACCGCATAGAATTGCGCGAGCCGATCCGCGGCTCCTATCGCGGCTACGAGATCGTCGGCCCGCCGCCGCCCTCGTCATCGGGGGTGCACATCGCGCAGATGCTCAACATCCTGGAAGGCTACGATATCGGTTCGCTGGGCTTCGGCTCGGCGGATGCTGTGCATCTTCTGGCCGAGGCGTTGAAGATCGCCTTCGCCGACCGGGCGGTGGCGACGGCGGACCCCGCTTTCGTCAAGGTTCCGGTCGAGAGGCTGATCGACAAGAGCTATGCCGACGAGCGCCGCGGGCTGATCGCGATGGAGCAGGCAAAGAGCTGGACAGCCGGGCTCGCCGGCGGCGAATCCGCCGATACCACCCATGTCACGGTGGCGGATGCGCTCGGCAACGTCGTCAGCGCGACGCAGACGATCAACGGGCTGTTCGGCGCCTGCGTGCAGATCCCCGGTACGGGGATGATCGCCAACAACTACATGTTCAATTTCGATCCGCATCCCGGCCGCGCGCTCTCGATCGCGCCGGGCAAGCGGGTCTTCACCTCGATGGCGCCGATGATGGCGCTGAAGGAGGGCCGGCTCGCCTTCGCGCTCGGCCTGCCCGGTGCGCTGCGGATCTTCCCCTCGGCGCTGCAGGCGATCGTCAACCTGATCGATCACCGGATGACGCTGCAGGAGGCGGTCGAGGCGCCGCGCGTCTGGACCGAGGGCGGCGTGCTTGAGCTCGAAGAGGCGTTTCCCGAGGCCGTGGCGCAGGAGCTTGCGGCGCGCGGCCACCGAATCGTGCGCTCGCCGCGCGTCGCCGGCGGCATGAACGCCATCGCCTTCAACCCTGACGGCACGTTGACGGGCGCGGCCTGCTGGCGCGCCGACGGCACTCCGGTCGCCATCTCCGGCGGGCTCGCCCGCGCCGGTGCCCGCTTCACGATCTGA
- a CDS encoding Acyl-protein synthetase LuxE — protein sequence MTQAEIIEALLAFIALPDASEAEFEAMALKLFAYQFRNNEPYKRFCLQRGRTPLSVRRWRDIPAVPITAFKDLTLSCSPPEAAEYVFMTSGTTQGVRGRSYHPTLAVWRRSMLLNFRKRFMRGRERTRMGILFPDAAELPNSSLATYLSLAKRECGTPDSKTFIDAAGLDLDGLLSALEQAEKSGEPYALLGASYSFVPVLDALAASGRRFALPQGTRILDTGGFKGQSRELAPDEFYDGLASAFGVPRSACINMYGMTELSSQLYDGGNAVCPSVKSGPHWIRSRVVDPLTGADLPEGRRGVIVHHDLAHFNCVAAILTEDAGEIVPGGFRLLGRVDGEASKGCSVAVAEFLAAARG from the coding sequence GTGACGCAAGCCGAGATCATCGAGGCGCTGCTGGCGTTCATCGCGCTCCCCGACGCGTCGGAAGCCGAGTTCGAGGCGATGGCGCTGAAGCTCTTCGCCTATCAGTTCCGCAACAACGAGCCCTACAAGCGGTTTTGCCTGCAGCGCGGCCGCACGCCGCTCTCCGTCCGGCGCTGGCGCGATATCCCGGCCGTGCCGATTACCGCCTTCAAGGATCTGACGCTGAGCTGCAGCCCGCCGGAAGCAGCGGAATACGTCTTCATGACCAGCGGCACCACGCAGGGCGTGCGTGGCCGCAGCTATCACCCGACGCTCGCCGTCTGGCGCCGTTCGATGCTGCTCAATTTCCGCAAGCGTTTCATGCGCGGCCGGGAGAGGACCCGCATGGGCATCCTCTTCCCCGACGCGGCCGAGCTGCCCAACTCCTCGCTCGCCACCTACCTCTCGCTCGCCAAACGCGAATGTGGCACGCCGGATTCCAAGACCTTCATCGATGCCGCCGGTCTCGACCTCGACGGGCTTCTGTCGGCGCTGGAGCAGGCGGAGAAGAGCGGCGAGCCCTATGCCCTGCTCGGCGCGAGCTATTCCTTCGTTCCCGTGCTGGACGCGCTCGCGGCGAGCGGCCGGCGCTTCGCCCTGCCGCAAGGCACCCGCATCCTCGACACCGGCGGCTTCAAGGGCCAGTCGCGCGAGCTAGCCCCCGACGAGTTCTATGATGGTCTCGCCAGCGCCTTCGGCGTGCCGCGCTCGGCCTGCATCAACATGTACGGCATGACCGAGCTGAGCTCGCAGCTCTACGACGGCGGCAACGCCGTCTGTCCGTCGGTCAAATCCGGCCCGCACTGGATCCGCAGCCGCGTGGTCGATCCGCTGACCGGCGCGGATCTGCCGGAAGGCCGGCGCGGCGTGATCGTCCATCACGATCTCGCCCATTTCAACTGCGTCGCGGCGATCCTGACCGAGGATGCCGGCGAGATCGTGCCGGGTGGCTTCAGGCTGCTGGGCCGGGTCGATGGCGAGGCCTCGAAGGGCTGCTCGGTCGCGGTCGCCGAATTCCTGGCCGCAGCGCGAGGCTGA